The following proteins are co-located in the Haloarcula marismortui ATCC 43049 genome:
- the ligA gene encoding NAD-dependent DNA ligase LigA, which yields MTTAEDVAGNPYISDPRTDFESVEDVDAETAREQADQLREALRYHDYRYYVENDPVIGDRAYDALFSRLQRLESAFNLDTDGSPTQRVGGEPLDELPDVEHVARMGSIDQGGEEADVREFDSRVRNGLDGDVQYFCEPKFDGLSVEIVYEDGVYQRAATRGDGEVGEDVTENVRTISSVPQRLRGDYPDFLAVRGEVYIPRDAFTTFNRERVERGEDPFANPRNAAAGTLRQLDPSVTAERPLSIFFFGVLDASVDFESHSELHERFPEWGLRVCDRTAVVDDIDAAIDYRNEQQQARDDLDYEIDGVVIKVDDMDACDDLGSTARAPRWAFAYKFPARKEETTVRDIVVQVGRTGRLTPVALMDPVEVGGVTVSRASLHNPSLIADLGVDVGDRVRIKRAGDVIPDVVEVLDDDGDGHFEFPETCPACDSPVEHDGPMAFCTGGLTCPAQRERSVEHYASRDALDIEGVGEKAVQQLLDAGLVSDPADLYDLTVEDLTGLEGWGETSARNLVDGMDSAREPPLADFLVALGIPEVGTVTARNLAQEFGTFEAILDAADEGDTDAFEAVPDVGQTVARSIVEFFEGEGNRAVIDRLLDHVEPQAAEETDGDALDGQTFVFTGSLDGYTRGEAQELVERNDGSATSSVSGNTDYLVLGDNPGQRKQDDAAAHDVETLTEDEFEELLDDAGVL from the coding sequence ATGACCACTGCCGAGGATGTCGCCGGGAACCCCTATATTTCAGACCCGCGGACTGACTTCGAGTCCGTTGAGGATGTCGACGCCGAGACCGCCCGCGAGCAAGCCGACCAGTTGCGCGAGGCGCTCCGCTATCACGACTACCGGTACTACGTCGAGAACGACCCAGTTATCGGTGACCGGGCTTACGACGCGCTGTTCTCCCGGCTTCAGAGACTTGAATCGGCGTTCAATCTTGACACTGACGGCAGTCCGACCCAGCGCGTCGGCGGCGAGCCACTGGACGAGCTCCCCGATGTCGAACACGTCGCCCGGATGGGCTCTATCGATCAGGGCGGCGAGGAAGCGGACGTACGGGAGTTCGACAGCCGAGTCCGCAATGGCCTCGACGGCGACGTGCAGTACTTCTGCGAACCAAAGTTCGACGGCCTCTCTGTCGAGATTGTCTACGAGGACGGCGTCTACCAGCGAGCCGCGACGCGTGGCGACGGCGAGGTCGGCGAGGACGTGACCGAGAACGTCCGGACCATCTCCAGCGTCCCACAGCGACTCCGCGGTGACTACCCCGACTTCCTGGCTGTCCGGGGCGAGGTGTACATCCCACGGGACGCTTTCACGACGTTCAACCGCGAGCGCGTCGAGCGCGGCGAGGACCCCTTTGCGAACCCCCGCAACGCCGCCGCCGGGACGCTCCGCCAGCTCGACCCGTCGGTGACCGCAGAGCGCCCGCTGTCGATATTCTTCTTCGGCGTCCTCGACGCCTCGGTCGACTTCGAGAGCCACAGCGAGCTGCACGAGCGGTTCCCCGAGTGGGGACTCCGGGTCTGTGACCGGACTGCCGTCGTTGACGACATCGACGCCGCCATCGACTACCGAAACGAGCAGCAGCAGGCCCGCGACGACCTCGATTACGAAATCGACGGCGTCGTCATCAAGGTCGACGACATGGACGCCTGCGACGACCTCGGGTCGACCGCCCGCGCCCCACGGTGGGCCTTCGCCTACAAGTTTCCGGCCCGCAAGGAGGAGACGACGGTGCGGGACATCGTCGTGCAGGTCGGCCGGACCGGACGGCTCACCCCGGTCGCGCTCATGGACCCCGTCGAGGTCGGCGGCGTCACCGTCTCCCGTGCCTCGCTGCATAACCCCTCGCTCATCGCCGACCTCGGCGTCGACGTGGGCGACCGCGTCCGCATCAAGCGGGCCGGCGACGTCATCCCGGATGTCGTCGAAGTGCTCGACGACGACGGCGACGGCCATTTCGAGTTCCCGGAGACCTGTCCGGCCTGTGACAGCCCCGTCGAACACGACGGCCCGATGGCGTTCTGCACCGGTGGCCTCACCTGCCCCGCCCAACGCGAGCGCAGCGTCGAGCACTACGCCAGCCGCGACGCACTGGATATCGAAGGCGTCGGCGAGAAGGCCGTCCAGCAACTCCTCGACGCCGGTCTTGTCTCGGACCCCGCGGACCTGTACGACCTCACCGTCGAGGACCTCACCGGTCTGGAGGGCTGGGGCGAGACCAGCGCCCGGAACCTCGTTGATGGGATGGACAGCGCTCGGGAGCCGCCACTTGCGGATTTCCTCGTCGCGCTGGGTATCCCCGAAGTCGGGACTGTCACGGCCCGAAACCTCGCACAGGAGTTCGGCACGTTCGAGGCGATACTCGACGCTGCCGACGAGGGCGACACCGACGCCTTCGAGGCCGTGCCTGACGTTGGTCAGACCGTCGCCCGCTCTATCGTAGAGTTCTTCGAGGGTGAGGGGAACCGCGCTGTCATCGACCGCTTGCTCGACCACGTCGAGCCACAGGCCGCCGAGGAGACGGATGGTGACGCGCTGGATGGGCAAACGTTCGTTTTCACTGGGTCACTCGACGGCTACACCCGCGGCGAGGCGCAGGAATTGGTCGAGCGCAACGATGGGTCAGCGACGAGCAGCGTCTCCGGCAACACTGACTACCTGGTGCTCGGTGACAACCCCGGCCAGCGAAAACAGGACGACGCAGCCGCACACGACGTCGAGACGCTCACCGAGGACGAGTTCGAAGAACTACTGGACGACGCTGGTGTGCTGTGA
- a CDS encoding ABC transporter ATP-binding protein: protein MAAIELDGVTKQFGSLTALQGVDLTVEEGEIFGFLGPNGAGKSTTINILLDFVRATDGSATVLGHDIHEEPKRIRARTGVLPEGYDVYDRLTGRQHLSFVIESKDADEDPDELAERVGIADAIDRKAGGYSKGMQQRLVLAMALVGEPDLLILDEPTTGLDPNGARLMRELIREENERGATVFFSSHILGQVEAVCDTVGILQNGRLIAKDSVAGLREAAAGDTVLRVTLADGDGTDAAVAAIEGLDEVSTVTADGTTLTIGCDSDAKMAVLNAVEESGSEVANFETEEASLDEVFAAYTEQQEQDRPEADV, encoded by the coding sequence ATGGCAGCGATAGAACTGGATGGCGTCACCAAGCAGTTCGGGAGTCTCACCGCGCTGCAAGGGGTCGACCTCACCGTCGAGGAGGGCGAAATCTTCGGCTTCCTCGGCCCGAACGGGGCCGGGAAGTCGACGACGATTAACATCCTCCTTGATTTCGTCCGCGCGACCGACGGGTCGGCGACGGTACTCGGCCACGACATCCACGAAGAACCGAAGCGAATTCGTGCCCGCACTGGAGTCCTCCCCGAAGGCTACGACGTGTACGACCGGCTCACCGGCCGCCAGCACCTCTCATTTGTGATCGAATCGAAAGATGCCGACGAAGACCCCGACGAACTGGCCGAGCGGGTCGGCATCGCCGATGCCATCGACCGCAAGGCTGGCGGCTACTCCAAGGGGATGCAACAGCGTCTCGTGCTGGCGATGGCACTCGTCGGCGAGCCCGACCTTCTTATCCTCGACGAGCCGACGACCGGGCTGGACCCGAACGGGGCCCGGCTGATGCGGGAACTCATCCGCGAGGAGAACGAGCGCGGCGCGACCGTCTTCTTCTCCAGTCACATCCTCGGTCAGGTCGAGGCCGTCTGTGACACAGTTGGAATCCTCCAGAACGGTCGCCTTATTGCGAAAGACAGCGTTGCCGGGCTGCGCGAGGCCGCCGCCGGGGACACCGTCCTCCGCGTGACGCTGGCCGACGGCGACGGCACCGACGCCGCGGTCGCGGCTATCGAAGGGCTCGACGAGGTCTCGACGGTGACCGCGGATGGAACGACGCTCACTATCGGCTGTGACAGCGACGCGAAGATGGCCGTCCTCAACGCTGTCGAGGAAAGCGGGAGCGAGGTCGCCAACTTCGAGACCGAGGAGGCCTCGCTGGATGAGGTGTTCGCCGCCTACACCGAACAGCAAGAACAGGACCGGCCGGAGGCCGACGTATGA
- a CDS encoding ABC transporter permease, whose translation MSAEQNPVKRVLGDIDTSIKNSEFADWYPISKKEFRDTVRSPWIWVLSFIFIVLFALPAVLGLYFNIGQQFAEAGASLTTDAYVRFALPIAAPLLPAVAIVIGYAAIARESERGSLKILLSLPYTRGELLAGKFVGRSAITLIPVTVGLLTTLLVILPSEIEIAWESFLLFALATMAYGVVFTAFAIGLSAALKTARRAMAASLGIYVYLQVFWSNLGAGLGNLLSDHANIGQVTQLHVELFVSLLSPIAAYRTLVQEVLQGTPIRSRLLLTSNPQVTCEEMLGGTLEITQTGAECANAALPPQYSTVAVIGYLLLWLVVPLVAGYYVFENKDL comes from the coding sequence ATGAGCGCCGAGCAAAACCCCGTCAAACGCGTCCTCGGAGACATCGATACGAGCATCAAGAACTCCGAGTTCGCCGACTGGTACCCCATCTCCAAAAAGGAGTTCCGTGACACGGTCCGCTCGCCGTGGATCTGGGTACTCTCGTTTATTTTCATCGTGCTGTTCGCGCTACCGGCGGTGCTGGGCCTGTATTTCAACATCGGCCAGCAGTTCGCCGAAGCCGGGGCGTCGCTGACGACAGACGCGTACGTCCGCTTTGCGCTGCCGATTGCGGCACCGCTGCTCCCAGCTGTGGCAATCGTCATCGGCTACGCGGCGATTGCCCGGGAGAGCGAGCGCGGTTCCCTGAAGATACTGCTGTCGCTCCCGTACACGCGCGGTGAACTGCTCGCCGGCAAGTTCGTCGGCCGGAGCGCCATCACGCTCATCCCGGTGACAGTCGGACTCCTGACGACCCTGCTAGTGATACTCCCGTCGGAGATCGAGATCGCGTGGGAGTCGTTCCTGCTGTTCGCGCTCGCCACGATGGCGTACGGCGTCGTGTTCACGGCGTTCGCGATCGGCCTCTCGGCGGCGCTGAAGACCGCGCGCCGGGCGATGGCAGCGTCGCTCGGGATTTACGTCTATCTGCAGGTGTTCTGGTCGAACCTCGGGGCAGGCCTCGGAAACCTGCTATCGGACCACGCGAACATTGGCCAGGTGACTCAGCTCCACGTCGAACTGTTCGTTTCACTCCTGAGCCCCATCGCGGCGTACCGCACGCTCGTCCAGGAGGTCTTGCAGGGGACGCCGATCCGCTCCCGGCTCCTCCTGACGTCGAACCCGCAGGTGACGTGTGAGGAAATGCTAGGTGGGACACTCGAAATAACACAGACCGGTGCCGAGTGTGCCAACGCCGCCTTGCCGCCCCAGTACAGCACTGTCGCGGTTATCGGCTACCTCCTGCTGTGGCTGGTCGTCCCGCTGGTCGCCGGCTACTACGTCTTCGAGAACAAGGACCTGTAA
- a CDS encoding transglutaminase TgpA family protein: MGSDDSPFDDVSADRDYLRVLLTAVCVVAVVLATATLPILAPGGTQSPMESLIPLPQENPFGEAGGTSTGGSGGQLGALNPGSQTDVGGSLDSGDSGDSPYQSQDTEPHFTVTSSEPAYWRTGAYETYTGTGWDGQADPQAYQGPMAVDGMADSTVDYEVQLAKSATSLPTVWRPKSVSRDDVMVTEYGAVTSERPLPAGTTYSATSVTPPDDPEVLRTSGRDYPADIESRYTGVPASTSAQVGPFTDRLTEDSDSPYQTAATIEQWLEANKNYSLNVSQPPEDDVASEFIFQMDKGYCEYFATSMVVMLRSQDIPARYVVGYSTGERTGQNQYTVRGMNAHAWVEVYFEGVGWVKFDPTPGQERLASEQQAMQNSSQDYSAAESGSPDEEFAVGTPAGEPQTETPTDGGGQESGGDETEGTETGADGTGDSDGTGDSGDGQTVSQSGEFIVELNRTATPGAAVAATVTRDGAPVEGATVSFNGEPVGTTGPAGTVSGTVPYEAELTITVDVASDADPLIAPSVPRDSARSFAITGPQAQQSTNASYELNTTASVSITGEQVTGSEVTVTATVDGVPVRDGDVLLDGEQVATTDRQGRATVALPTKPGNVSVAVERDAVSGNTTVVLARLSVATSPSLPLALPVAGQTVNATMDGDPVTNATVTVGGEPTARTGAAGQATVGMPLAASAKISVSKYGQTATTTVGGLLVNAAGVVLSLGVLLAGTVVGARRRNVTPGTLWGWVRAARELAVGALVGVAVVADDLLGRFRTRLELTAAALRDLFTGHRSPAALLDALRAWISERFAAAEDAASDAVAAVSTTESNGDNGTPAARVTIREAWTRFLTHVSLRRYWTRTPGEIATHAIERDGLPPAAVRTVRDAFRAVEYGQRDPQEHVAAVEDAIRHIETAAGQQSSATDDTDDATEGRP; the protein is encoded by the coding sequence GTGGGCTCCGACGACTCGCCGTTCGACGATGTATCGGCAGACCGGGACTACCTCCGTGTCCTCCTCACTGCCGTGTGTGTCGTTGCCGTGGTGTTGGCGACGGCGACGCTCCCGATTCTGGCACCCGGTGGGACACAGAGCCCGATGGAGTCTCTTATTCCGCTCCCGCAGGAGAACCCCTTCGGGGAGGCTGGGGGCACCTCGACCGGCGGCAGCGGCGGCCAACTCGGCGCGCTGAACCCGGGCAGCCAGACTGATGTTGGCGGCTCGCTCGATAGTGGCGACAGCGGCGACAGCCCGTATCAGTCACAGGACACGGAGCCGCATTTCACCGTCACGAGTTCGGAACCGGCGTACTGGCGGACTGGCGCATATGAAACCTACACCGGCACGGGCTGGGACGGGCAAGCGGACCCGCAGGCCTATCAGGGACCGATGGCGGTCGACGGGATGGCCGACTCGACGGTCGATTACGAGGTGCAACTGGCCAAGTCCGCCACGTCGCTGCCGACCGTCTGGCGGCCGAAATCGGTGTCCCGGGACGACGTGATGGTCACCGAGTACGGCGCGGTCACGTCCGAGCGACCGCTCCCTGCCGGAACGACCTACAGCGCGACCAGCGTGACACCCCCCGACGACCCAGAGGTGCTACGAACGAGTGGCCGCGACTACCCTGCGGACATCGAATCACGCTACACGGGCGTGCCGGCGTCAACCTCGGCGCAGGTGGGCCCGTTCACCGACCGGCTGACCGAAGACAGCGACTCGCCCTATCAGACCGCGGCGACCATCGAGCAGTGGCTAGAGGCGAACAAGAACTACTCGCTGAACGTCAGCCAGCCGCCTGAGGACGACGTGGCCTCGGAGTTCATCTTCCAGATGGACAAGGGGTACTGCGAGTACTTCGCCACGTCGATGGTGGTGATGCTGCGGAGTCAGGACATCCCGGCGCGCTACGTCGTCGGCTACTCGACTGGCGAGCGGACCGGCCAGAACCAGTACACTGTTCGCGGGATGAACGCCCACGCGTGGGTCGAGGTGTACTTCGAGGGCGTCGGCTGGGTGAAGTTTGACCCAACGCCGGGACAGGAGCGCCTTGCGTCCGAACAGCAGGCGATGCAAAACAGCAGTCAGGACTACAGCGCCGCGGAGTCCGGAAGCCCCGACGAGGAGTTCGCCGTCGGGACGCCGGCGGGCGAGCCACAGACCGAGACCCCGACCGACGGAGGTGGACAGGAGTCTGGCGGTGACGAAACTGAGGGCACTGAGACCGGTGCAGACGGGACCGGTGACAGCGACGGAACTGGCGACTCGGGCGACGGACAGACGGTCTCGCAGTCCGGTGAGTTCATCGTCGAACTCAATCGGACGGCGACGCCGGGCGCGGCGGTGGCCGCAACGGTAACCCGCGACGGCGCACCGGTCGAAGGCGCGACGGTCTCGTTCAACGGTGAGCCGGTCGGAACGACGGGGCCGGCCGGCACCGTTTCCGGGACGGTCCCCTACGAAGCCGAACTGACGATTACTGTCGATGTAGCCAGCGATGCGGACCCACTCATCGCTCCGTCGGTCCCGCGTGACAGCGCTCGTTCCTTCGCTATTACTGGCCCACAGGCCCAGCAGTCGACGAACGCGAGCTATGAACTGAACACGACTGCGTCGGTGAGCATCACCGGCGAACAGGTCACTGGTAGCGAGGTGACCGTTACCGCGACTGTCGACGGCGTGCCAGTGCGGGACGGTGATGTGCTGCTTGACGGTGAGCAGGTGGCGACGACGGACCGGCAGGGCCGCGCAACCGTCGCGCTCCCGACCAAGCCCGGAAACGTCTCTGTTGCCGTCGAGCGCGACGCTGTCAGCGGGAACACGACTGTGGTGCTTGCACGGCTTTCCGTAGCAACGTCGCCGTCGCTTCCGCTGGCCCTCCCCGTCGCTGGCCAGACGGTGAACGCGACGATGGACGGGGACCCGGTCACGAACGCCACCGTTACCGTCGGCGGGGAGCCGACAGCACGGACCGGCGCGGCCGGTCAGGCGACGGTCGGGATGCCGCTCGCGGCGAGTGCCAAAATTTCAGTTTCGAAATACGGCCAGACGGCCACGACGACGGTCGGTGGCCTACTCGTCAACGCCGCGGGCGTCGTGCTGAGTCTGGGTGTTCTCCTCGCCGGGACGGTCGTCGGCGCTCGACGGCGGAACGTCACGCCGGGGACGCTATGGGGCTGGGTTCGGGCCGCACGCGAACTCGCTGTCGGGGCGCTCGTCGGCGTTGCGGTGGTGGCCGATGACCTGCTGGGTCGCTTCCGAACGCGACTTGAACTCACTGCCGCGGCGCTCCGTGATCTGTTCACCGGCCACCGGTCGCCGGCAGCGTTGCTCGACGCGTTGCGAGCGTGGATTTCTGAACGCTTTGCAGCGGCCGAAGACGCAGCCAGCGATGCGGTGGCAGCTGTCTCTACGACTGAATCAAACGGGGACAACGGAACGCCCGCGGCTCGCGTCACCATCCGCGAGGCGTGGACGCGCTTCCTGACCCACGTTTCCCTCCGGCGGTACTGGACGCGGACACCCGGCGAAATCGCGACCCACGCCATCGAACGGGACGGCCTCCCGCCGGCCGCGGTACGGACGGTCCGGGACGCGTTCCGGGCGGTCGAGTACGGCCAGCGAGACCCACAGGAGCACGTGGCGGCCGTCGAGGACGCGATACGGCACATCGAGACGGCCGCCGGGCAACAGTCCAGCGCGACCGACGACACTGACGACGCGACGGAGGGGCGGCCCTGA
- a CDS encoding DUF7269 family protein has product MRLRTVVFGTVGLLATGVAASLVFAPTAAGESLVAVLGSVAPTTILLAGSLTVGLCAVLAGWLGGLLGGGSPTAFDVAVDSLPEDVTATESRLFAADIDAAIDDAVAGDDAAMDTVTERLTAAATTAYAIGAGVSQASAQQAVRAGTWTDDAVAAAMLSPTEPQSLLARLRLWLDPESERRRRIRRTVDAIAQVSGGER; this is encoded by the coding sequence ATGCGCCTGCGAACGGTCGTTTTCGGAACTGTGGGGCTGCTGGCGACCGGGGTCGCGGCCTCTCTCGTTTTCGCGCCGACGGCCGCCGGGGAGTCGCTTGTCGCCGTGCTCGGGAGTGTTGCCCCGACAACCATCCTCCTCGCTGGCAGTCTGACCGTCGGACTCTGTGCGGTCCTTGCCGGCTGGCTCGGTGGGCTTCTGGGCGGTGGCTCACCGACCGCCTTCGACGTGGCCGTCGACAGCCTGCCGGAAGACGTGACAGCGACGGAGAGTCGGCTGTTCGCTGCCGACATCGACGCGGCTATCGACGACGCCGTCGCTGGCGACGACGCGGCGATGGACACGGTTACCGAGCGACTCACCGCGGCAGCGACGACAGCCTATGCTATCGGAGCTGGTGTCTCACAGGCGTCCGCACAGCAGGCAGTTCGTGCGGGGACGTGGACCGACGACGCCGTCGCGGCGGCGATGCTGTCCCCGACGGAGCCACAGTCGCTGCTGGCCCGGCTCCGCCTGTGGCTCGACCCGGAGAGCGAGCGCCGCCGCCGCATCCGCCGGACGGTCGACGCTATCGCACAGGTGTCGGGAGGTGAGCGCTGA
- a CDS encoding hybrid sensor histidine kinase/response regulator codes for MDFAAETVRVLHVDDNPDLVDVTATVLEHEDGRLCVETATSVDAAMERLSVERFDCIVSDYDMPDQNGIEFLEAVREGHGDLPFILYTGKGSEEIASDAISAGVTDYLQKGSGTEQYKLLANRICNAVDASRSRRELDERTRRLESLISSLPGMAYRRLNTPGWQMETVEGEIESLTGYTAADFETGETAWADDVLHPEDCDRIWETVQDALAAQGEFEVTYRIITADGTKKWMWEHGHRVPGPADEPDILEGFITDMTDLRERERKLERYKRMVNTMPESACIYDTEGRFDLVNQYLASFYGTTRDELEGESSSLLPKIRSEYEGDPYQDLIDGERDELHGEVSGEFPGHGYEVLEYRLTPLVIDGTVEGVVGVTREVTEQRKHEMEIARQRSILKAQQEAVIDGILVVDEDDTIVSYNERFVDMWDIPRDIVERGDEEIALEWAMEQVAEPEAFRVDVEALYEDPETTARDELELADGRVFDRYTAPVVAEDGTRFGRLWAFRDITDLTEQKRELARQNERLEEFIRVVSHDLQNPLQVARSRLMLAHEECDSAHLDSLDNALQRMNDIADDVLRLAREGVDIGVTEPVDLREMSDAAWTIVADGDEAAELRYAADENREWIVEADSDRLSGLFENLFGNAIEHGGPGVTVSVGLLDDRTGFYVSDDGPGIPIDKGEKVFEAGYSTAEDGTGFGLRIARQIAEVHGWEIHVTDSEDGGARFEITGVEFSE; via the coding sequence ATGGACTTCGCCGCTGAGACAGTCCGCGTTCTTCACGTCGACGACAATCCGGACCTCGTGGACGTGACGGCGACGGTGCTCGAACACGAGGACGGCCGATTGTGTGTCGAGACCGCGACAAGTGTCGATGCGGCGATGGAGCGGCTCTCCGTCGAGCGCTTCGACTGTATCGTCTCGGACTACGACATGCCAGACCAGAACGGAATCGAGTTCCTCGAAGCCGTTCGTGAGGGCCACGGTGACCTCCCATTCATCCTCTATACCGGGAAAGGCTCCGAAGAAATCGCGAGCGACGCGATCTCTGCTGGCGTGACCGACTACCTCCAGAAGGGGTCAGGCACCGAGCAGTACAAACTGCTCGCGAACCGGATTTGCAACGCCGTCGATGCGAGCAGGTCCCGGCGAGAGCTTGACGAGCGAACCCGGCGATTGGAGTCGCTCATCAGCAGCCTTCCGGGGATGGCCTATCGCCGTCTCAACACACCAGGCTGGCAGATGGAAACCGTTGAGGGCGAGATCGAATCTCTCACCGGCTACACGGCTGCAGACTTTGAAACTGGGGAGACAGCCTGGGCCGACGACGTGCTCCATCCGGAGGACTGCGACCGGATTTGGGAGACGGTCCAAGACGCGCTCGCGGCCCAGGGTGAGTTCGAGGTGACCTATCGGATTATCACTGCCGACGGCACCAAGAAGTGGATGTGGGAACACGGACACCGAGTTCCGGGGCCAGCGGACGAACCGGACATACTTGAGGGGTTCATTACGGATATGACCGACCTCCGGGAGCGAGAGCGCAAACTGGAGCGATACAAGCGGATGGTAAACACGATGCCGGAATCGGCCTGCATCTATGACACAGAGGGGCGGTTCGACCTCGTCAACCAGTATCTAGCCTCGTTCTACGGAACGACAAGAGACGAACTGGAGGGGGAATCGAGTAGCCTCCTGCCGAAGATCCGGAGCGAGTACGAGGGAGACCCGTATCAGGACCTAATCGACGGTGAACGCGACGAACTCCATGGGGAGGTGAGCGGCGAGTTCCCCGGGCATGGATACGAGGTGCTGGAGTACCGGCTCACGCCGCTTGTGATCGACGGGACGGTTGAGGGCGTGGTCGGTGTCACCCGCGAAGTGACTGAACAGCGGAAACACGAGATGGAAATCGCCAGACAGCGGTCGATTCTCAAAGCACAGCAAGAGGCAGTGATCGACGGGATACTCGTCGTCGATGAAGACGATACCATCGTCTCTTACAACGAGCGGTTCGTCGACATGTGGGATATCCCACGGGACATTGTCGAACGTGGCGACGAGGAAATCGCCTTGGAGTGGGCAATGGAACAGGTCGCCGAACCAGAGGCGTTTCGCGTGGATGTCGAGGCACTGTATGAAGACCCCGAGACGACCGCCAGAGACGAACTCGAACTCGCCGACGGTCGCGTCTTTGACCGCTATACGGCACCCGTCGTCGCTGAAGACGGGACGCGGTTTGGCCGACTGTGGGCCTTTCGAGACATCACGGACCTGACCGAGCAAAAACGGGAGTTGGCCCGACAAAACGAGCGCCTCGAAGAGTTCATTCGTGTTGTCTCTCACGACCTTCAAAATCCGCTACAGGTGGCTCGCAGCCGACTGATGCTCGCTCACGAGGAGTGTGACAGTGCGCATCTGGACTCCCTCGATAATGCGCTCCAGCGGATGAACGACATCGCCGACGACGTCCTCAGGCTGGCCCGAGAGGGAGTCGATATCGGAGTGACAGAGCCCGTCGATCTCCGGGAGATGTCCGACGCCGCCTGGACAATCGTCGCGGACGGCGACGAAGCCGCAGAGCTACGGTATGCGGCCGACGAGAACCGTGAGTGGATCGTCGAGGCCGACAGCGACCGACTGTCTGGCCTGTTCGAGAACCTCTTCGGGAATGCGATCGAACACGGCGGCCCAGGTGTAACCGTTTCGGTCGGGCTCCTCGACGACAGAACAGGGTTCTACGTGTCCGACGACGGCCCGGGTATTCCCATCGACAAGGGCGAGAAGGTGTTCGAGGCAGGTTACTCGACTGCCGAGGACGGGACCGGCTTCGGGCTCCGGATCGCCAGACAGATCGCCGAGGTCCACGGCTGGGAGATCCACGTCACCGACAGTGAAGACGGGGGCGCTCGGTTCGAAATCACTGGTGTCGAGTTTTCCGAGTGA
- a CDS encoding NosD domain-containing protein: MTADTNGASTGSRQSDWGASRRSVLSSIGAVAGIGLFSGTGQAQTGAGLSGTGAVYVVTTGAGQSNGNGNGTEYLVLDGSGSVAFSTGGTADEAFQYAFDNVPDSGGAVIASADTFRFGEPATMGDNTTLTGQQGTRFVASQTGTGKDPAPSESQSNPLPAGHDLVRVRGDNVAVTDIELDANGTQLNNQAIQADQCDGVYIARNHTVNGFQMALSFTRCTGVTVEHNEVVNPNWYGITSRAAPTGSDRDLRQSSDVVIAGNRVVGVKFNNIAPYNVANFAVIGNVTVDGGHSLIACSPAQRGTIVGNVCQDLTEFAPDPGGEAGIEIEYKETHLRDEVAGTPKARSSDITISGNQVDSCPVGILARTVPADADNTDARSAERPYSFTITGNTVSNASAAGIRLRSGNAGVVATNTVRNAGTAVDIDEEFTADIEQGLNVTR; this comes from the coding sequence ATGACTGCTGACACAAATGGAGCTAGTACTGGGTCGCGACAGTCGGACTGGGGCGCGTCACGACGGTCCGTTCTGTCGAGTATCGGTGCCGTAGCGGGCATCGGACTGTTCAGCGGAACCGGGCAGGCACAGACGGGCGCTGGACTATCGGGGACAGGGGCAGTGTACGTCGTCACGACGGGAGCCGGCCAGTCGAACGGGAACGGCAACGGTACGGAGTATCTGGTGCTTGACGGCAGCGGCAGCGTCGCGTTCTCGACCGGCGGTACTGCCGATGAGGCGTTCCAGTATGCCTTCGACAACGTGCCGGACAGCGGCGGGGCCGTTATCGCGAGCGCCGATACTTTCCGATTTGGCGAGCCGGCGACGATGGGCGACAACACCACACTGACCGGACAGCAGGGAACCCGGTTCGTTGCGTCACAGACGGGAACGGGCAAGGACCCCGCACCGTCCGAGTCCCAGTCGAACCCGCTGCCGGCCGGCCACGACCTCGTTCGCGTGCGCGGTGACAACGTCGCCGTCACCGACATCGAGCTCGACGCCAACGGGACACAGCTGAACAACCAAGCCATTCAGGCCGATCAGTGCGACGGCGTCTACATCGCTCGCAACCACACAGTGAACGGTTTCCAGATGGCGCTGTCGTTCACGCGGTGTACCGGCGTGACGGTCGAGCACAACGAGGTCGTCAATCCGAACTGGTACGGTATCACCAGCCGGGCCGCACCGACCGGCAGCGACCGCGACCTCCGGCAGTCCAGCGATGTGGTCATCGCCGGGAACCGCGTCGTCGGCGTGAAGTTCAATAACATCGCGCCGTACAACGTCGCGAACTTCGCCGTCATCGGTAACGTCACCGTCGATGGCGGCCACAGCCTCATCGCCTGCTCGCCGGCCCAGCGCGGAACCATTGTCGGGAACGTCTGTCAGGACCTGACGGAGTTCGCACCCGACCCTGGCGGCGAGGCGGGCATCGAAATCGAGTACAAGGAGACCCACCTCCGGGACGAGGTAGCCGGGACCCCCAAAGCCCGGTCGTCCGACATCACTATTTCGGGTAATCAGGTCGACAGCTGTCCGGTTGGCATCCTTGCGCGAACGGTCCCAGCGGATGCGGACAACACCGACGCACGGAGTGCAGAGCGACCGTACAGTTTCACCATCACGGGCAACACGGTCAGCAACGCCTCAGCGGCCGGCATCCGACTCCGGTCGGGCAACGCGGGCGTGGTCGCGACGAATACGGTCCGGAACGCCGGGACTGCGGTCGACATCGACGAGGAGTTCACCGCGGACATTGAGCAAGGGCTGAACGTGACCCGGTGA